From Rhodococcus antarcticus, the proteins below share one genomic window:
- a CDS encoding regulatory protein RecX, whose translation MPPTAAEAEGAAREACLRLLTSRPRSRHELAQRLRDKGIEPEVAERVLDRMEQVELVDDAAFARAWVHSRHTYSGRGRRALAMELRTKGVAAHHADAALAQVDDEAETERARELVRRRLRRLTVPSDERERAVVVHRLVGVLARRGYGQGLAFGVVRDELAAAGTDVEGLDPDA comes from the coding sequence GTGCCGCCCACTGCGGCCGAGGCGGAGGGCGCGGCCCGTGAGGCGTGCCTCCGGTTGCTGACCAGCCGTCCGCGCAGCCGCCACGAGCTCGCCCAGCGGCTGCGGGACAAGGGCATCGAGCCCGAGGTCGCGGAGCGGGTGCTCGACCGCATGGAACAGGTCGAGCTGGTCGACGACGCTGCCTTCGCCCGGGCGTGGGTGCACTCGCGGCACACGTACTCGGGCCGGGGTCGCCGTGCGCTGGCGATGGAGCTGCGGACCAAGGGCGTGGCTGCCCACCACGCCGACGCCGCCCTGGCCCAGGTGGACGACGAGGCGGAGACCGAGCGCGCCCGCGAGCTCGTGCGCCGCAGGCTCCGCCGGCTCACCGTGCCCTCGGACGAACGCGAGCGCGCCGTGGTGGTTCACAGGCTCGTCGGTGTCCTCGCGCGGCGCGGCTACGGCCAGGGACTGGCGTTCGGCGTGGTCCGCGACGAGCTCGCCGCCGCGGGGACGGACGTGGAGGGGCTCGACCCGGACGCCTGA
- the recA gene encoding recombinase RecA, producing the protein MAAAPDRDKALELAMAQIDKNFGKGSVMRLGDEARVPIAVIPTGSIALDVALGIGGLPRGRVVEIYGPESSGKTTIALHAVAEAQKAGGIAAFIDAEHALDPDYAQKLGVDTDALLVSQPDTGEQALEIADMLIRSGALDILVIDSVAALVPRAEIEGEMGDSHVGLQARLMSQALRKMTGAMSNSGTTVIFINQLREKIGVMFGSPETTTGGKALKFYASVRLDIRRIETLKDGTDAVGNRTRVKVVKNKVAPPFKQAEFDILYGHGVSKEGSLIDMGVDHGFVRKSGAWYTYGGDQLGQGKENARKFLLENPDVGVEIEKKIKEKLGIGAVLTADDVEPVPAPVDF; encoded by the coding sequence ATGGCGGCAGCACCGGATCGCGACAAGGCGCTCGAGCTGGCGATGGCCCAGATCGACAAGAACTTCGGCAAGGGCTCGGTGATGCGCCTGGGCGACGAGGCCCGGGTCCCCATCGCCGTCATCCCCACCGGCTCGATCGCGCTGGACGTCGCGCTGGGCATCGGCGGGCTGCCGCGGGGGCGCGTCGTGGAGATCTACGGCCCGGAGTCCTCGGGCAAGACCACCATCGCGCTGCACGCCGTGGCAGAGGCGCAGAAGGCCGGCGGCATCGCCGCCTTCATCGACGCCGAGCACGCGCTGGACCCGGACTACGCCCAGAAGCTGGGTGTGGACACCGACGCGCTGCTGGTCTCGCAGCCGGACACCGGTGAGCAGGCGCTGGAGATCGCGGACATGCTCATCCGCTCGGGGGCGCTGGACATCCTCGTGATCGACTCCGTCGCCGCCCTGGTGCCCCGCGCGGAGATCGAGGGCGAGATGGGCGACAGCCACGTCGGCCTGCAGGCCCGGCTGATGAGCCAGGCCCTGCGCAAGATGACCGGCGCCATGAGCAACTCGGGCACCACGGTCATCTTCATCAACCAGCTGCGCGAGAAGATCGGCGTCATGTTCGGCTCGCCGGAGACCACCACGGGCGGCAAGGCGCTCAAGTTCTACGCCTCCGTCCGCCTGGACATCCGCCGCATCGAGACGCTCAAGGACGGCACCGACGCGGTCGGCAACCGGACCCGCGTCAAGGTCGTCAAGAACAAGGTGGCCCCGCCCTTCAAGCAGGCGGAGTTCGACATCCTCTACGGCCACGGCGTGAGCAAGGAGGGTTCGCTCATCGACATGGGTGTGGACCACGGCTTCGTCCGCAAGTCCGGCGCCTGGTACACCTACGGCGGCGACCAGCTGGGCCAGGGCAAGGAGAACGCCCGCAAGTTCCTGCTGGAGAACCCCGACGTGGGTGTCGAGATCGAGAAGAAGATCAAGGAGAAGCTCGGCATCGGAGCCGTGCTCACCGCGGACGACGTCGAGCCGGTCCCCGCACCCGTCGACTTCTGA